GAGGATCCGGCTCGGTTCGGGCGCGGTGCAGATGGGGCATCGCACCGCCCTGTCCACGGTGGAGGAGTTCGGCCTGCTGGATGCCCTGTACCCCGGCCGGTTCGACCTCGGCCTGGGGCGTTCCGGGGGCAAGCCGCGCGAGCCGGCGTCGTCCGCGCGGGCCGCTTCGACCTCGCGGGAGTTAATCGATGGACGCACACCGAACGGGTTGCTGATCCCTGCGAAGTTCGATCCCACGCCATTGTCCAAATCACCGCGCCTGGCGTTGCAGAAAGCGTTACTGCAGCTGCCGGGCGCGCAGTCACAGAACTACACCGAGCAGGTCGACGACATCCTCGCGCTGATCGCGGACACCTACCGTTCGGACGACGGCGAAGAGGCCCACGTCGTGCCCGGGGGAGGCGCTGCGCTACAAGTCTGGATCCTGGGCAGCAGCGGCGGGGAGAGCGCCGCCGTCGCCGGCAGCAGGGGCCTGCGGTTCGCCGCCAACTACCACGTCGCCCCGGCCACGGTCCTCGAGGCGACCGACGCTTACCGGGAAGCGTTTCGACCGTCGGCCGAGCTCGACCGGCCCTACGTCGCCGTCTCGGCGGACGTCGTCGTCGCCGAGGACGAGGCGACCGCCCGGGAACTCGCCGCCGGTTACGGGCTCTGGGTGCGCAGCATCCGCACCGCCGAAGGCGCGATCCCGTTTCCCACGCCGGACGAAGCGCGCGCCCCCACCTGGACCGACGCCGACCGCGAGCTTGTCGCGGACCGGGTCGACACCCAGTTCGTCGGATCCCCCGTTCAGGTCGCCGATCAGCTGGAGCGGTTGCGCGACGCGACCGAGGCCGACGAGCTGATCCTTACGACGATCACCCACGACCACCACGACCGGGTGCGCTCCTACCGGCTGCTCGCCGAAGAGTGGGCCCGCCGATGAGCGGTCGGCCGACGTAGTCGAAGATCTGGGGACGCGGGCGCTGTTCGCCCGTGCGGAAGGAGCGCCGTGACCCTGCCCTACGTCCACCCACCGGCGGTACGGGATTCGTTCACCATCCGCGATGTCACGGTTGTCGATGTCGTCAACGGCGCGACGGCGCCGCATCGTGACGTGCGTGTCGCCGGCACCACGATCGTCGCCGTGGAGGCGACCGGCGCGACGCCCGAGGACCCCAATCTCGACAATGCAATCCAAGGCAGCGGCCGCTTTGTGGTGCCCGGGTTCGTCGACGCCCACGTTCATGTGCTGAACAACCCGAAGGACGCTGCCGCCAGCTACGCCCTGATGCTCGCCAACGGGGTCGTCGGATTCCGGCAGATGTCGGGCAGTCCCGCGCTCCTCGCGGACCGGGCCGCGGGCCGCCTGCCGTCACCGGCCGGCGCACCCGAACTGCTGAGCACCCCGGGTTCGTTGCTGACGCCGCTCAACGCGTCGACACCGGCGGCAGCGGTGAATGAGGTTCGCGCACAACA
The nucleotide sequence above comes from Mycobacterium malmoense. Encoded proteins:
- a CDS encoding LLM class flavin-dependent oxidoreductase, translated to MTTPLTVLDLVPIPSGSTATQALRNSIDLAQHAEALGYARYWFAEHHLNPGVAGTSPAVLLALTATETSRIRLGSGAVQMGHRTALSTVEEFGLLDALYPGRFDLGLGRSGGKPREPASSARAASTSRELIDGRTPNGLLIPAKFDPTPLSKSPRLALQKALLQLPGAQSQNYTEQVDDILALIADTYRSDDGEEAHVVPGGGAALQVWILGSSGGESAAVAGSRGLRFAANYHVAPATVLEATDAYREAFRPSAELDRPYVAVSADVVVAEDEATARELAAGYGLWVRSIRTAEGAIPFPTPDEARAPTWTDADRELVADRVDTQFVGSPVQVADQLERLRDATEADELILTTITHDHHDRVRSYRLLAEEWARR